One genomic window of Helicobacter kayseriensis includes the following:
- the dnaE gene encoding DNA polymerase III subunit alpha, with translation MSFTHLHLHTEYSLLDGANKIKNLAKKIKALGMKSVAVTDHGNLFGAMEFYKTMLEEGIKPIIGIETYLHNQENLGDKSTKSRFHLCLYAKDYEGYQNLLYLSSQAFIEGFYYHARINKKLLREHSKGLICSSACLAGEISYHLDSSNPIHQNVGDRPYKKPYNPNGYQIAKEAALEYQDIFGDDFYIEIMRHGIDKQLYIDDLLIQLSLETGIKLIATNDTHYTLKEDAAAQDVAMCVATGKTMSDPNRLKHTVHEFFVKSPEEMARLFADIPETLQHTQEIAEKCNLVLPLKNTDIVNKETGEKILSFTPATPPTFRFTQEYAQQEGLLDITNDADYFAYKCREGLKERLEIVPQELHATYQERLEQEIEVITKMNFPGYMLIVWDFVNFAKRNGIPVGPGRGSAAGSLVAFCLKITNIDPLKYDLLFERFLNPERVSMPDIDMDFCQRRRGEIIEYVTRQYGKYNVAQVITFGELKAKGVIRDVARVFDMPYNEADAMAKLIPDDLGITLNDAYEKEPKIKELIQSNPLASKIWDFSLKLENLKRNAGTHAAAIVIDSEKELWHKTPLYTNERLGGSAVTQYSMKWLEPVDLIKFDFLGLKTLTVIDDALKLIKKRYNKDIDFLRVDIEDPKVYETMQNGDTLGLFQIESGGMQDLNKRLKPTTFEDIIAVLALYRPGPMESGMLDDFIDRKHGRKSIVYMFPELEPILKPTYGVIVYQEQVMQIVQTIGGFSLGGADLVRRAMGKKIKEEMDRLKDTFANGAEQKGFNRTKAEELWELIVKFAGYGFNKSHSAAYAMITFQTAYLKTYYKHEFMAAMLTSETNKVESVAHYLDEVKAMEIDVIPPHINISEHDFGVSDLEGERKIVFGLSAIKGVGDAPIENIIQERAKNGPYKNLEDFIGRIDWSKISKRVLEPLIKSGSLDHLGYSRKCMLTHIDAICEAGRAKDKANAMMADSLFGALEDEPSSISLHFSDMAEDDNLVLLENEYECMGIYISGHPLDAFKSQINEIKKVAKSAELEKYGEGSSVLLIGKILDIQRKISKKSGKPYGILSLLDYSGKFDLMIFEQTLNDLENTDKNQPIALKCKVEYKDDKPTLRLLELLSLEEAKDTKTTTKKKQPTPTQEEVAPIAHTEPSTPLALILPLDSQESILETIAQAAQNNVGKRELKIILKDDQECYIFSSAFKVHSSIKEQLNSMQWKDL, from the coding sequence ATGAGCTTTACACATTTGCATTTACATACAGAATATTCTCTTCTTGATGGCGCCAATAAAATCAAAAATTTGGCCAAAAAAATCAAAGCACTAGGCATGAAAAGTGTCGCTGTAACTGATCATGGGAATCTCTTTGGAGCAATGGAATTTTATAAAACAATGCTTGAAGAGGGAATCAAGCCCATCATAGGAATTGAAACTTATCTCCACAATCAAGAAAACCTAGGAGATAAAAGCACAAAATCTCGCTTTCATCTTTGCCTCTATGCCAAAGACTATGAAGGCTATCAAAATCTTCTCTATCTTAGCTCACAAGCCTTCATTGAAGGCTTTTATTATCACGCTCGAATCAACAAAAAACTCTTAAGAGAACACAGCAAGGGACTGATTTGCTCCTCTGCTTGCCTTGCTGGAGAAATCAGCTATCATCTTGATTCTAGCAATCCAATTCATCAAAATGTCGGTGATCGACCCTATAAAAAACCCTACAATCCCAATGGCTATCAAATCGCCAAAGAAGCCGCACTAGAATATCAAGATATCTTTGGGGATGATTTTTATATTGAAATTATGAGACATGGGATCGATAAACAACTCTATATCGATGATTTGCTTATCCAACTCTCTTTAGAAACTGGGATCAAATTAATTGCTACAAATGACACTCATTACACCCTCAAAGAAGATGCCGCAGCACAAGATGTGGCAATGTGTGTCGCAACAGGCAAAACAATGAGTGATCCCAATCGCCTCAAACACACTGTGCATGAGTTTTTTGTCAAATCCCCAGAAGAGATGGCTCGATTATTTGCCGATATTCCAGAAACTCTGCAACACACTCAAGAGATTGCTGAGAAATGCAATCTTGTTCTTCCACTTAAAAATACAGACATTGTCAATAAAGAAACAGGTGAGAAAATCTTAAGCTTCACACCTGCCACTCCTCCAACCTTTCGATTTACGCAAGAGTATGCGCAACAAGAAGGACTCCTTGATATCACCAACGATGCAGATTATTTTGCCTATAAATGTCGCGAAGGCTTGAAAGAAAGATTGGAAATCGTCCCTCAAGAACTTCACGCAACCTACCAAGAACGTCTAGAACAAGAAATCGAAGTGATCACTAAGATGAATTTCCCAGGATATATGCTCATTGTTTGGGATTTTGTCAATTTTGCTAAGCGCAATGGCATCCCTGTCGGCCCTGGAAGAGGAAGTGCTGCAGGAAGCCTTGTGGCCTTTTGTCTCAAAATCACTAATATCGATCCACTTAAATACGACCTGCTTTTTGAGCGTTTTCTTAATCCTGAGCGCGTGAGCATGCCCGATATTGATATGGATTTTTGCCAAAGGCGTCGCGGGGAAATCATCGAATATGTCACGCGCCAATATGGAAAATACAATGTTGCACAAGTGATCACTTTTGGTGAGCTAAAGGCCAAGGGTGTTATTCGCGATGTGGCAAGAGTGTTTGACATGCCCTACAATGAAGCAGACGCGATGGCAAAACTTATCCCTGATGATCTAGGGATTACACTCAATGATGCTTACGAAAAAGAGCCCAAAATCAAAGAACTCATCCAATCCAACCCCCTTGCATCAAAAATTTGGGATTTTTCACTCAAGCTTGAGAATCTCAAAAGAAATGCGGGCACGCACGCGGCAGCTATTGTGATTGATTCTGAAAAAGAACTTTGGCACAAAACTCCACTTTATACCAACGAAAGGTTAGGGGGCTCTGCTGTCACACAATATTCAATGAAATGGCTTGAACCTGTGGATTTGATCAAATTTGACTTCCTTGGACTTAAAACCCTAACAGTGATTGATGATGCACTCAAACTGATCAAAAAACGCTATAACAAAGACATTGACTTCTTACGTGTGGATATCGAAGATCCAAAAGTATATGAAACGATGCAAAATGGTGACACGCTTGGATTATTCCAAATCGAATCAGGGGGGATGCAAGATCTCAATAAACGTCTTAAACCCACAACTTTTGAAGACATTATCGCGGTTTTGGCACTTTATCGTCCAGGACCTATGGAATCTGGGATGCTTGATGACTTTATTGATCGCAAACATGGACGCAAATCTATTGTGTATATGTTCCCTGAACTTGAACCCATTCTCAAACCTACCTATGGCGTAATCGTCTATCAAGAGCAAGTTATGCAAATTGTGCAAACAATTGGAGGATTTAGTCTTGGAGGAGCAGACCTTGTTCGTCGTGCGATGGGGAAAAAGATCAAAGAGGAAATGGATCGTCTTAAAGATACTTTTGCAAATGGAGCAGAGCAAAAAGGTTTCAATCGCACTAAAGCAGAGGAGTTATGGGAGCTGATTGTCAAATTTGCAGGCTATGGATTCAATAAATCACACTCCGCAGCTTATGCCATGATTACTTTTCAAACCGCCTATCTTAAAACCTACTACAAACACGAATTTATGGCAGCGATGCTAACAAGCGAAACCAATAAGGTCGAATCTGTAGCGCACTATCTTGATGAAGTGAAGGCAATGGAAATTGATGTCATTCCTCCTCATATCAATATCTCAGAGCATGATTTTGGCGTGAGCGATCTTGAGGGAGAGCGAAAAATTGTCTTTGGGCTAAGCGCAATCAAAGGGGTAGGTGATGCACCGATTGAAAACATCATTCAAGAGCGCGCCAAAAATGGACCCTATAAGAATCTGGAAGATTTTATCGGTCGCATTGATTGGAGCAAAATCTCCAAAAGAGTTTTAGAGCCCCTCATCAAATCTGGAAGCCTTGATCACCTTGGCTATAGCAGAAAATGTATGCTTACACATATTGATGCAATTTGTGAGGCAGGAAGAGCCAAAGACAAAGCCAATGCAATGATGGCAGATTCTCTCTTTGGAGCCTTAGAAGATGAGCCTTCTAGTATTTCACTTCATTTTTCAGATATGGCTGAAGATGATAATCTTGTGTTGCTAGAAAATGAGTATGAATGTATGGGAATCTACATCTCTGGACACCCTCTTGATGCATTTAAAAGCCAAATCAATGAAATCAAAAAAGTTGCCAAAAGTGCAGAACTTGAAAAATATGGAGAAGGCTCAAGTGTTTTATTGATCGGAAAGATTTTAGATATTCAAAGAAAAATCAGCAAAAAAAGTGGAAAACCTTATGGAATCCTCTCGTTGCTTGATTACTCTGGCAAATTTGATCTCATGATTTTTGAGCAAACACTCAATGATTTGGAAAATACAGACAAAAATCAACCCATCGCTCTAAAATGCAAAGTTGAGTATAAAGATGACAAACCCACACTGCGTCTTTTAGAACTCCTAAGTCTTGAAGAAGCCAAAGATACAAAAACAACAACCAAAAAAAAGCAGCCCACCCCAACTCAAGAAGAAGTTGCACCCATTGCTCACACTGAGCCATCAACTCCTCTTGCCCTCATCCTACCCCTTGATTCTCAAGAATCCATCCTTGAAACCATTGCGCAAGCTGCACAAAACAATGTAGGAAAAAGGGAGCTAAAAATCATTTTAAAAGATGATCAAGAATGCTATATCTTCTCTTCGGCATTTAAGGTGCATTCTTCAATCAAAGAACAGCTTAATTCTATGCAATGGAAAGATCTATGA
- a CDS encoding NAD(P)/FAD-dependent oxidoreductase — protein sequence MGITRRDFLNGISLAVVAGMSPLSLLQAKDLKYGIDTVYPPSLAGLRGSNNESYRYAHMIRDGEKFNFDNLQTEENYDLVVVGAGISGLCAACIFQDKKGKKAKILILDNHDDFGGHARRNEFHLKDRMILSYGGSESLQSPKTLYSKEVVEFLQGIGIDIDALAKAFDVDFYPNLGLGRGVYFNKKDYGVDRVVSGNPRKMVADDIPEDRINGRSYADFIGNFPMSAEDKKQLLDLHQNPKDYLAGMSLKQREEYVAKTSYKRFLEEKVKLSPMAISFFEGMTDDFLALGIDSISCEDARISFLPGFEKLGLPPLSKEEEAEVSEPYIYHFPDGNATIARMMVKKLIPSVTAAKQEVEEIVMAKFDYSQLDHSSSPVRLRLNSTVVRVNNHNDGGEVFYMSARDNRIHKVFAKKVVMANYNSMIPYIIPDLPIKQKESLAQCVKTPLIHTKVILRNWESFRKLGVHEIYSPKMFYARTKLDYPVDIGDYKHPRDPKEPICVHMVGAPITLIRGMGDGETMNARDQSRLARHLLLDLSFSELERMTREQLQGMLGDVGFDHQKDILAITINRWGHCYSYTFNSLYDDEKESEHVIEVAKKKYGNIAIANCDAAWNAYAHSAIEEAIRSIRDLEK from the coding sequence GTGGGTATTACAAGAAGAGATTTTTTAAATGGTATAAGTCTTGCTGTTGTTGCTGGAATGTCCCCATTGTCATTGCTTCAAGCAAAAGATTTGAAATACGGAATAGATACTGTTTATCCTCCTTCTCTTGCAGGGTTGCGTGGAAGCAATAATGAGAGTTATCGTTATGCTCATATGATAAGAGATGGAGAAAAATTTAATTTTGATAATCTTCAAACAGAAGAAAATTATGATTTAGTTGTTGTTGGAGCGGGAATTAGTGGGTTATGCGCCGCATGTATTTTTCAAGATAAAAAAGGTAAAAAGGCCAAAATATTGATTTTGGATAATCATGATGATTTTGGAGGGCATGCTCGGAGAAATGAATTTCATCTAAAAGATCGCATGATTCTTAGTTATGGGGGAAGTGAATCTTTGCAATCCCCTAAGACTCTTTATTCAAAAGAAGTTGTTGAGTTTTTACAGGGAATTGGGATTGATATTGATGCATTGGCAAAGGCTTTTGATGTGGATTTTTATCCTAACTTGGGGCTTGGCCGAGGGGTTTATTTCAATAAAAAAGATTATGGAGTGGATCGAGTTGTAAGTGGGAATCCTAGAAAGATGGTTGCTGATGATATTCCAGAAGATAGGATTAATGGTCGATCCTATGCTGATTTTATTGGGAATTTTCCAATGAGCGCAGAGGACAAAAAGCAGTTGCTTGATCTGCATCAAAATCCAAAAGATTATCTTGCTGGAATGAGTCTTAAACAACGAGAAGAATATGTTGCAAAGACAAGCTATAAGCGTTTCTTGGAGGAAAAAGTTAAACTTTCTCCAATGGCTATTTCTTTTTTTGAGGGAATGACTGATGATTTCTTGGCTTTAGGAATTGATTCGATTTCATGCGAAGATGCTCGTATTTCATTTTTGCCAGGATTTGAAAAGCTAGGTTTGCCACCATTGAGCAAGGAAGAAGAAGCAGAGGTCTCTGAGCCTTATATCTATCATTTTCCAGATGGAAATGCCACAATTGCTAGAATGATGGTCAAAAAGCTTATTCCATCTGTTACAGCTGCTAAGCAAGAAGTGGAAGAAATTGTGATGGCAAAATTTGATTACAGTCAGCTCGATCATTCTTCTTCGCCAGTCCGATTGAGGCTTAACAGCACTGTTGTAAGGGTAAATAATCATAATGATGGGGGAGAAGTTTTCTATATGAGTGCTCGGGATAATCGGATACACAAAGTGTTTGCCAAGAAAGTTGTAATGGCTAATTACAATAGTATGATTCCCTACATTATCCCAGATTTACCCATTAAGCAAAAAGAGTCTTTGGCTCAATGTGTTAAAACTCCTCTTATCCACACAAAAGTAATTTTAAGAAATTGGGAAAGTTTTAGAAAGCTTGGGGTGCATGAGATTTACTCTCCCAAAATGTTTTATGCACGTACAAAGCTTGACTATCCTGTCGATATTGGGGATTATAAACATCCAAGAGATCCAAAAGAGCCTATTTGTGTTCATATGGTAGGAGCTCCCATTACTTTAATTCGAGGGATGGGGGATGGGGAAACTATGAATGCAAGAGATCAATCAAGACTTGCTCGTCATCTCTTGCTTGATCTTTCATTCTCAGAACTTGAAAGAATGACAAGAGAACAGCTTCAGGGAATGTTGGGAGATGTGGGATTTGATCATCAAAAGGATATTTTGGCAATCACTATCAATCGTTGGGGACATTGCTATTCTTATACTTTTAATTCTTTATATGATGACGAAAAAGAATCAGAGCATGTTATTGAAGTTGCAAAGAAGAAATATGGAAATATTGCTATTGCAAATTGTGATGCAGCTTGGAATGCATATGCGCATTCAGCGATTGAGGAAGCAATCAGATCTATTCGTGATTTGGAAAAATAA
- a CDS encoding tetratricopeptide repeat protein, whose protein sequence is MFKKILGVATILWSLAFGAEGEAPQEQTNQATQNIPQQIQAPTNATQTLPSQTPSAQTQPPQRQRDPYASSNAPLPNVTRDIAPTYPDNFARDKFQAQPTLNAAVDLAKKGDMEQALKLFSQSCNEGNPAGCFGAGLMHMYGQGTLNDQQKAVGYYQEACSGGDAVACTNLAIAYDDGVGVQMDKEKALQYYLVGCEGGDSISCTNAGWMYANGVGTPKNYYQSLNTYSKACNLGSELGCYNLGLMSNTYNVYGIDKDRLGALDMNYIACSQGDMVGCANLGYLYSTGEAGAPLNYYNAAKYFDLACKNGVLSACNNLGVLYDNGRGVLQDRLRAMELFAFACQNGFETSCQNYRIMNGNSRGTTRMFGR, encoded by the coding sequence ATGTTTAAGAAGATTCTAGGAGTTGCGACAATTCTTTGGAGCCTTGCTTTTGGAGCAGAGGGAGAAGCCCCTCAAGAACAGACCAATCAGGCAACCCAAAACATACCCCAACAGATCCAAGCTCCAACCAATGCAACCCAAACTCTTCCTTCTCAAACTCCTTCTGCCCAAACACAACCCCCACAAAGACAAAGAGATCCTTATGCTTCTTCCAATGCTCCACTGCCCAATGTAACTCGCGATATCGCTCCAACCTATCCTGATAACTTTGCAAGAGACAAATTCCAAGCTCAACCTACACTCAATGCAGCTGTCGATCTAGCCAAAAAGGGTGATATGGAACAAGCCCTCAAGCTCTTCTCTCAATCTTGCAACGAAGGGAATCCAGCGGGATGTTTTGGTGCGGGATTGATGCATATGTATGGTCAAGGCACACTCAATGATCAACAAAAAGCCGTTGGATATTATCAAGAAGCTTGCTCAGGTGGCGATGCTGTTGCTTGCACCAATCTAGCAATCGCATATGATGATGGAGTTGGCGTTCAAATGGATAAAGAAAAGGCACTTCAATATTATCTTGTTGGTTGTGAGGGGGGAGATAGTATTAGCTGTACCAATGCAGGATGGATGTATGCCAATGGGGTAGGAACACCCAAAAATTACTACCAATCTCTAAATACCTATAGCAAAGCCTGCAATCTTGGAAGTGAGCTAGGATGTTACAACTTGGGGCTTATGAGCAATACTTACAATGTCTATGGGATCGACAAAGATCGCTTAGGGGCACTTGATATGAATTATATTGCCTGCTCTCAGGGAGACATGGTGGGCTGTGCTAACCTTGGATATCTCTACTCTACAGGAGAAGCTGGAGCTCCACTCAATTACTATAATGCTGCAAAATACTTTGATCTTGCTTGTAAAAATGGAGTACTGAGTGCTTGCAATAATTTAGGGGTACTCTATGACAATGGTAGAGGAGTCTTGCAAGATCGTCTTCGTGCAATGGAGCTTTTTGCCTTTGCTTGTCAAAATGGATTTGAAACCTCTTGTCAGAATTATCGCATCATGAATGGCAATAGCAGGGGAACAACAAGAATGTTTGGGCGATAA
- a CDS encoding 2,3,4,5-tetrahydropyridine-2,6-carboxylate N-succinyltransferase, which translates to MTKEEFKNFVSQAENTSNYQKPIGFGIARVDLGKKSGKTLCATYPLLNWNENFGSFAVFHKASEQAILIHNSSSEIVYGINKEFIDTALDLFSPFMAEAQKDHLSHKNIQVLLELKRAYDSGELYTKGGRPRFRFCAIFADTQCQSVESAYMKLLALSLGKAPLRSLVLDGIFGLLSNVAWSGNKPYELDYLREKEIELKMRGKFPAIDFVDKFPRYLMQVIPQYDNIRLLDTAKTRFGAYLGTGGYTQMPGASYVNFNAGAMGACMNEGRISSSVIIGEGTDIGGGASILGVLSGGNSEPISIGKNCLLGVNSSTGISLGDGCIVDGGIAVLAGTIFAITPQEAQKIKEINPDFEINQTGLYKGKELSSKNGIHFRQDSKTGAMIAFRSNREIKLNDALH; encoded by the coding sequence ATGACAAAAGAAGAGTTCAAAAACTTCGTTTCTCAAGCAGAAAATACATCTAATTATCAAAAACCAATAGGTTTTGGAATCGCACGCGTAGATTTAGGAAAAAAAAGTGGAAAAACACTTTGTGCAACCTACCCTCTCTTGAATTGGAATGAAAATTTTGGCTCTTTTGCTGTTTTTCACAAAGCAAGCGAGCAGGCGATCCTTATCCACAATAGCTCTAGCGAAATCGTTTATGGAATCAATAAAGAATTTATCGATACAGCTCTGGATCTTTTCTCGCCCTTTATGGCAGAAGCACAAAAAGATCATCTTAGCCATAAAAACATCCAAGTCTTACTTGAGCTTAAAAGAGCCTATGATTCTGGAGAGCTTTATACAAAAGGAGGGAGGCCTAGATTTCGATTTTGTGCAATTTTTGCTGACACGCAATGTCAGAGTGTCGAGAGTGCCTATATGAAATTACTAGCCCTCTCTCTTGGAAAGGCTCCACTACGCTCATTAGTTCTTGATGGAATCTTTGGCCTTTTGAGCAATGTGGCTTGGAGTGGGAATAAACCTTATGAGCTAGATTATTTGAGAGAAAAAGAAATTGAACTCAAGATGAGAGGAAAATTCCCTGCAATCGATTTTGTGGATAAATTCCCACGCTATTTGATGCAAGTCATTCCTCAATATGACAATATTCGCTTACTTGATACTGCCAAAACGCGTTTTGGAGCCTATCTTGGAACAGGTGGATATACACAAATGCCTGGGGCTTCTTATGTCAATTTCAATGCTGGGGCAATGGGAGCGTGTATGAATGAAGGAAGAATCTCAAGCTCTGTCATTATTGGAGAGGGAACAGATATCGGAGGGGGGGCAAGCATTCTTGGTGTTTTGAGCGGAGGAAATAGTGAGCCTATCAGCATTGGCAAAAATTGTCTCTTGGGTGTTAATAGCTCCACAGGAATTAGCCTAGGAGATGGATGCATTGTAGATGGAGGAATTGCTGTTTTGGCTGGGACGATTTTTGCCATCACCCCCCAAGAAGCCCAAAAAATCAAAGAAATCAATCCTGATTTTGAAATCAATCAAACAGGGCTATACAAAGGCAAAGAGCTTTCTAGCAAAAATGGAATCCATTTCCGCCAAGATTCTAAAACTGGAGCAATGATCGCCTTTAGAAGCAATCGAGAAATCAAACTTAATGATGCTTTACACTAA